The DNA sequence GAGCGCGGCATCGAGCTCGCCATCGAGCAAGACCGCCTGCTGGTCGAGCCGGTCGACATCTCCGACCTGTACGCCGTCGAGGTCGACTTCCAGGAGGACCTGGAGCGCGCGAATCTTTTCGTATAGTCGAAGGGCCGCGTGACGCGAACACGCAGCCAGCGATCAATACGATAGGTTCCCGTGACCAGTACCTCCGCCGATCTGCGCCCTGCGCAGCGGACGCGTTCCGCCCGCTACCGCCACTCGCTGTGGCTGTTGACGGTGCGCGACCTGCGCGTCCGCTACTCCACCAGCGCGCTGGGCTACCTGTGGTCGATCCTCGATCCGCTCGTCATGAGCGCGATCTACTGGTTCGTCTTCACGGTGATCTTCCACCGCAGCGTCGGTGAGAACCCCTACATCGTCTTCCTGCTCGCGGCGCTCCTGCCGTGGATGTGGTTCAACGGAGTGGTGTCGGACAGCACGCGGGCGTTCATCCGCGAGGCGAAGCTCATCCGCTCGACGATGATCCCTCGCACGATCTGGGTCAACCGGATCGTCGCCTCCAAGGGCATCGAGTTCCTGTTGTCGCTGCCGGTGCTCGCGATCTTCGCGATCGCGACCGGCGCGAAGGTGAACGTCGACATCCTGCTCTTCCCGCTCGCGATCGTCATCCAGATCGTGCTCTCGGTCGGCATCGGACTGATCGTGGCGCCGCTCGTGGTGTTCTTCCGCGACCTGGAGCGTGCCGTGAAGCTCGCGCTGCGCTTCCTCTTCTACGCCTCGCCGATCATCTACAGCGCCCGTGACCTCCCGGGCGGCTGCGGCGCCGGTGTCGCCGCCAAGCACTGCGCGGCGTACGTCGCCACGCATCCCGGCGCGTCGACGGAGACGCTGTTCTCCCTGCACTTCTGGTCGGCGTTCAACCCGCTCACCGGCATCTTCAGCCTCTACCGGGCAGCCTTCTTCCCGGAGGAGCTGGACTGGTACCTGGTCATCGTGGCCGCGCTGATGTCGCTGCTGCTGCTCGGGATCGGCTGGCTCGTGTTCAAGCGCTTCGAGCGCGACGTCCTGAAGGAGATCTAGATGTCGGCCGTCATCGACGTCACCGGCCTGGGCGTGCGCTTCAAGCGCAACCGCGGGGCCCGCCGGTCGTTCAAGGACCTGTTCGGCGGCCGTCAGCGCCGCGCCCGGCCGGACGACTTCTGGCCGCTGCGGCACGTGTCGTTCCGCGTGGAGCCCGGCGAGGCGATCGGCGTGGTCGGACGCAACGGCCAGGGCAAGTCGACGCTGCTGAAACTGGTCGCCGGCGTCCTGCTGCCCGACGAGGGCACGGTGAAGGTCACCGAGGGCGTCGCACCCCTCATCGAGATCACCGGCGGGTTCGTGGACGACCTCACCGTGCGCGACAACGTCTACCTCACGGCCGGCCTGCACGGGATGACCAGGCCGCAGATCGACGCCCGCTTCGACGAGATCATCGCGTTCGCCGAGATCGGCGACTTCGTGGACACCCCGTACAAGCACCTCTCCAGCGGCATGAAGGTCCGCATCGCCTTCGCGGTGATCGCGCAGCTCGAGGAGCCCGTTCTGCTGGTGGACGAGGTGCTCGCGGTCGGCGACCGCGGCTTCAAGGAGAAGTGCTACGCGAAGATCGAGGAGCTCCTCGCCAGCGGTCGCACCCTCTTCTTCGTCTCCCACAACGAGAAGGACCTCCGCCGGTTCTGCGCCCGCGGTCTCTATCTCGACAAGGGCGGACTGGTGCTGGACGGCCCGATCGACGAGGTGCTCGACCTCTACAACCAGGATTACGGCTCGTAGAGAAGAGCCGGTCAGCGCCTGTTTCCGGCACGCCGAAAGTCCTACACAGAAAGAAATCTCGGCGAGTTGTCCCCAGATCGGACTTTAAGGCCCGATCTCGGCGCTGGAGCGTCGGAGGGGGTAATTAGCGTTGCTGGCATGAAACAGCTCCGCAACCTCCGCCCACCGCTCGCCCCGCTTCGCGACAGGCGCTTCGCCTATCCCGTCCCCTGGACCGTCGACCGCAGCGGCGCGCCCCACTTCCGCCTCGTCAACACCAGCGCGGACGTGCTGCGCGGTGTCACCGTGAGCATCGCGGGCAGCTCGTCCGTGCGGGTGAGCCCGCCGTCCCTGATCCGACCCGGGGAGGCTGTGCGCGCCAGTCTCAGCGGTCCCGGCGACCCGGCCCTCGACACCGTGCTCGTCATCCGGTGGTTCCCGCCCGACGGCCGCGAGTACCTCTGGCAGGTGAGCTTCTGAGCGCCGCGGCCGGCTGTTGCGGGCACCGCCCCGGGCAGCCGGCCGCGGCGTCGGGGGGGGCGCCGGAGCGCCGCTCGACGCGTGGGCATGCATTATCCGAACTCCAGGCCTCAGGCGCGAAGATCGCGGTGGCAAACGCTCTGGTTCGGGAGTCCGCCACCGGATAGGCATGAAGCATGCAACATCCGATGTCACCCGCCGCCGTCCACTTCGGCGCCAAGGTGCGCAGTGCCCGCGTCGACCTCGGCCTCAGTCAGGAGAGCATCGCCGAACTCGCCCAGATGCACGTCACCAACTACGGCAAGATCGAACGCGGCATCGCCAACCCGAGCCTGGTGACGATGCTGCGGATCGCGAGTGTGCTCGGCACCGACGTCGCGCTCCTGACGGACGGGCTGTCCAGGGATGACCTGCCGCCGGAGTTTGAGGTGCTGACGGCCGACGAATTCCTGCGCGAGCGCGACCGGCGACGGTGAGGCACCCGCCCGAATGAGGTCGGCACCGGAGGGCATGCATTTTCCGAACTCCAGGCCTCTTGTACGGATGTCTCGGTGGCATGCGCTCTGGTTCGGGAGTCAACGACCGGATAGGCATGAAGCATGAAACATCCGATGTCGCCTGCCGCCGTCCACTTCGGCGCGAAAGTGCGCAGCGCCCGCGTCGACCTCGGTCTCAGTCAGGAGAGCATCGCCGAACTCGCCCAGATGCACGTCACGAACTACGGCAAGATCGAGCGCGGCATCGCCAACCCGAGCCTCACCACCATGCTGCGGATCGCGAGCGTGCTCGGCACCGACGTCGCGCTCCTCACCGACGGACTCTCGCGTGACGACCTCCCCGCCGAATTCGAGGTGCTGACCGCCGACGAATTCCTGCGGGAGCGCGACCGGCGGCGGTGAGAGACGCCCAGGCTGAGCGTTCGTCCCGGCGGCCTGGCCGGTTCGGCAGGGAGGCCTACACTCGGTAAAGATGACCAAGCGACCCGAGCCCTTCGTCTCCCCGACCGGCGGACCGCCCCGCGGTGGCGACACCCCGCGTGCCGTGGACGCCACCCTCGACCGCTTCCTCGGCATCCAGCGGCCTGTGGTCCTCGCGCACCTGCGCGGGCTGCGCCGGCGGCACCCGGACGCGACGGCGGCGGAGCTCGCGAACATCCTCGAGCGGCGGTATCTGGCCGCCGTCACCACCGGCGGCGCCGCAGTCGGGGCCACCGCAGTCATCCCCGCCATCGGCACCGGCGTGACGCTCGCGCTCTCCGGGCTGGAGACCGCCGCCTTCCTGGAGGCCACCGCGCTCTACGCGCAGTCGCTCAGCGAACTGCACGGCATCGCCGTCGACGATCCGGCCCGCGCCCGGGCGCTTGTGCTCACGATGATGCTCGGCCGCGAAGGCTCGGACCTGGTGCGGCAGCTCGCCGGGCAGGTCGCCGGCACGGGGGTGACGCGCACGGCGTACTGGGGCGAGCTCGTCACCACGACGCTGCCCTCGATGGTCGTCGGGCCGCTCGTGGACCGGTTGCGGAACTCCTTCATCCGGCAGTTCGCGGTGCGCGGCGGCGCCTCGATCGTCGCGCGGGCGATTCCGTTCGGGATCGGCGCCGTCGTCGGCGGGACGGGCAACCACATCCTCGGCCGCCGGGTG is a window from the Leifsonia shinshuensis genome containing:
- a CDS encoding ABC transporter permease; translation: MTSTSADLRPAQRTRSARYRHSLWLLTVRDLRVRYSTSALGYLWSILDPLVMSAIYWFVFTVIFHRSVGENPYIVFLLAALLPWMWFNGVVSDSTRAFIREAKLIRSTMIPRTIWVNRIVASKGIEFLLSLPVLAIFAIATGAKVNVDILLFPLAIVIQIVLSVGIGLIVAPLVVFFRDLERAVKLALRFLFYASPIIYSARDLPGGCGAGVAAKHCAAYVATHPGASTETLFSLHFWSAFNPLTGIFSLYRAAFFPEELDWYLVIVAALMSLLLLGIGWLVFKRFERDVLKEI
- a CDS encoding ABC transporter ATP-binding protein — protein: MSAVIDVTGLGVRFKRNRGARRSFKDLFGGRQRRARPDDFWPLRHVSFRVEPGEAIGVVGRNGQGKSTLLKLVAGVLLPDEGTVKVTEGVAPLIEITGGFVDDLTVRDNVYLTAGLHGMTRPQIDARFDEIIAFAEIGDFVDTPYKHLSSGMKVRIAFAVIAQLEEPVLLVDEVLAVGDRGFKEKCYAKIEELLASGRTLFFVSHNEKDLRRFCARGLYLDKGGLVLDGPIDEVLDLYNQDYGS
- a CDS encoding helix-turn-helix domain-containing protein; translation: MSPAAVHFGAKVRSARVDLGLSQESIAELAQMHVTNYGKIERGIANPSLVTMLRIASVLGTDVALLTDGLSRDDLPPEFEVLTADEFLRERDRRR
- a CDS encoding helix-turn-helix domain-containing protein — its product is MKHPMSPAAVHFGAKVRSARVDLGLSQESIAELAQMHVTNYGKIERGIANPSLTTMLRIASVLGTDVALLTDGLSRDDLPAEFEVLTADEFLRERDRRR